A single window of Lagopus muta isolate bLagMut1 chromosome 23, bLagMut1 primary, whole genome shotgun sequence DNA harbors:
- the STMN1 gene encoding stathmin isoform X2, giving the protein MATSDIQVKELEKRASGQAFELILGPRSKEAAPEFPLSPPKKKDLSLEEIQKKLEAAEERRKSHEAEVLKQLAEKREHEKEVLQKAIEENNNFSKMAEEKLTHKMEANKENREAQMAAKLERLREKDKHIEEVRKNKEGKDPGEAETN; this is encoded by the exons ATGGCTACTTCTG ATATCCAAGtgaaagaactggaaaagcGTGCCTCTGGGCAGGCATTTGAGCTGATCCTTGGTCCCCGCTCAAAAGAGGCAGCCCCAgaatttcctctttctcctccaaaaAAGAAGGATCTGTCATtggaagaaattcagaagaaactggaagcagcagaagagagacGCAAG TCTCATGAAGCAGAAGTCTTGAAGCAGCTAGCTGAGAAACGGGAGCATGAAAAAGAAGTGCTTCAGAAAGCAATTGAAGAGAACAACAACTTCAGCAAAATGGCAGAGGAGAAGCTGACCCACAAAATGGAAGCTAACAAAGAGAACCGTGAGGCACAAATGGCTGCCAAACTGGAACGCTTGAGGGAGAAG GACAAGCATATTGAAGAGGTTCGAAAGAACAAAGAAGGCAAAGACCCTGGTGAGGCCGAAACCAACTGA
- the STMN1 gene encoding stathmin isoform X1, whose amino-acid sequence MATSGTDIQVKELEKRASGQAFELILGPRSKEAAPEFPLSPPKKKDLSLEEIQKKLEAAEERRKSHEAEVLKQLAEKREHEKEVLQKAIEENNNFSKMAEEKLTHKMEANKENREAQMAAKLERLREKDKHIEEVRKNKEGKDPGEAETN is encoded by the exons ATGGCTACTTCTGGTACGG ATATCCAAGtgaaagaactggaaaagcGTGCCTCTGGGCAGGCATTTGAGCTGATCCTTGGTCCCCGCTCAAAAGAGGCAGCCCCAgaatttcctctttctcctccaaaaAAGAAGGATCTGTCATtggaagaaattcagaagaaactggaagcagcagaagagagacGCAAG TCTCATGAAGCAGAAGTCTTGAAGCAGCTAGCTGAGAAACGGGAGCATGAAAAAGAAGTGCTTCAGAAAGCAATTGAAGAGAACAACAACTTCAGCAAAATGGCAGAGGAGAAGCTGACCCACAAAATGGAAGCTAACAAAGAGAACCGTGAGGCACAAATGGCTGCCAAACTGGAACGCTTGAGGGAGAAG GACAAGCATATTGAAGAGGTTCGAAAGAACAAAGAAGGCAAAGACCCTGGTGAGGCCGAAACCAACTGA
- the PAQR7 gene encoding membrane progestin receptor alpha, giving the protein MAAVVAEKLSRLFINVRQVPQLLAPPLPTTVSSSEVPRVFWKPYIHTGYRPVHQTWSYYFSTLFQQHNEAINVWTHLVATLILLLRFQQLSQRVDFGQDPHAQPLLIIITASITYLTFSTLAHLLQAKSEFWHYSFFFMDYVGVAIYQYGSALVHYYYAIEPSWHERIQGFFMPTAALLAWLSCAGSCYAKFHFHQSAWLLSRLCQEVPSGLAYLLDISPVVHRICTASPAEHTDPALLYHKCQVLFFLIGAFFFSHPYPEKLLPGKCYFFGQSHQIFHVFLVLCTLAQIEAVVLDYESRRHIYSSLQGDLAHHFSALCVFTVTCSVLTAAYMARKVKDKLSFKED; this is encoded by the coding sequence ATGGCAGCGGTGGTGGCAGAGAAGCTCAGCCGCCTCTTCATCAACGTGCGCCAGGTCCCCCAGCTGCTGGCTCCCCCACTGCCCACCACTGTCAGCAGCTCTGAGGTGCCGAGGGTTTTCTGGAAGCCTTACATCCACACCGGCTATCGCCCGGTGCACCAAACCTGGAGCTATTACTTCTCCACGCTCTTCCAGCAACACAACGAAGCCATCAACGTGTGGACTCACCTGGTGGCCACGCTGATCCTGCTGCTGCgcttccagcagctctcccagaGGGTGGATTTTGGGCAGGACCCGCACGCCCAGCCGCTCCTCATCATCATCACGGCATCCATCACCTACCTGACGTTCAGCACGCTCGCTCACCTCCTGCAGGCCAAGTCTGAGTTCTGGCACTACAGCTTCTTCTTCATGGACTATGTAGGGGTGGCCATCTACCAGTATGGCAGTGCACTGGTGCATTACTACTATGCCATCGAACCCAGCTGGCACGAGAGGATTCAGGGCTTTTTCATGCCCACGGCTGCACTGCTGGCCTGGCTGTCATGTGCAGGTTCATGCTATGCCAAGTTCCACTTCCATCAGTCAGCATGGCTGCTGAGCCGGCTGTGCCAGGAGGTGCCCTCAGGCCTGGCCTACCTGCTGGACATCAGCCCTGTTGTGCACCGCATCTGCACCGCATCACCTGCGGAGCACACGGACCCGGCCCTGCTGTACCACAAGTGTCAGGTGTTGTTCTTCCTCATcggtgccttttttttctcccatcctTACCCAGAGAAGTTGCTCCCTgggaaatgctatttttttggGCAGAGCCATCAGATTTTTCATGTCTTCCTGGTGCTTTGCACGCTGGCACAGATCGAGGCCGTGGTGCTGGACTATGAGTCCAGGCGGCACATCTACTCCTCGCTGCAGGGTGACCTGGCACACCACTTCTCTGCCCTGTGTGTCTTCACTGTGACgtgctctgtgctcactgctgcatACATGGCACGGAAAGTGAAGGATAAGCTGAGCTTCAAAGAAGACTGA